The Mycolicibacterium monacense genome contains the following window.
CAGCCCCTGCGAGCGCAGCTTGTGCAGTGCGTAGAGCCCCGCGAAACCGGCGCCGACGACCACCGCATCGACGTGGTCGGGTAGCTGATCAGCCGAGGTGTCCACGACGATCAAGGTAGGCGTGCGCGGCCGGCGTGCGGAGGGGTCCGTCCCGGTCAACGGACGCCGCGTTACTGCTGCGCACGGTGCGCCCCCATGATCGCCGACGTGGATTCCGTACAGCTCATCGTCACCGACGTGATCGAGGAGAGCCACGATGCCCGGTCGTTGGTCTTCGCCGAGGCCGCCGGCCTCGACTACCGGCCCGGTCAGTTCCTGACGTTGCGGGTGCCGGGGACGGACGGGGGTGCGGTGGCCCGCTGTTATTCGTTGGCCAGCTCCCCGCACACCGACGCCGCACCCAAGGTGACGATCAAACGCGTCGACGGCGGATACGGGTCGAACTGGTTGTGCGACAACGTGGTCGCGGGTCACGTGATCGAGTCCCTGCCGCCGTCGGGGACGTTCACCCCTGCCGACCTGGACCGCGATCTGGTGCTGTGGGCCGGCGGCAGCGGCATCACACCGGTCATGTCGATCCTCAAGTCCGCACTCGCGGTGGGCCGCGGACGGGTCACCCTCGTCTACGCCAACCGCGACGAGCGGTCGGTGATCTTCGCCGCCGAACTGCGTGGGCTGGTCGCCCGCCACCCCGACCGGTTCACGGTCGCGCACTGGCTGGAATCCGTGCAGGGCCTGCCCGGACGGGAGCAGCTCGCGGCCCTGGCGCGGCGCTTCGCCGGTGGCGAGGCGTACCTCTGCGGACCCGCCCCGTTCATGGCCGCGGTGCAGGGCGCGCTGGCCGATGCGGGTGTGGCCCGCGACGCCGTCCACACCGAGGTCTTCCGATCACTGACCGGTGACCCGTTCGCCGAGGTCGCCCCGGTCGACACCACCACCGAGGACGGCGCCGACCTGCGGGTCGACCTCGACGGCCGGCAGCACGGCCTCAGGTGGCCGCGGCAGTCCACGCTCGTGGACACGATGATCGCCGCGGGCCTCGACGTGCCGTACTCGTGCCGCGAAGGACAGTGCGGATCGTGTGCCGCCACCCTGCGCAGCGGCCGGGTGGACATGCCTGATACCGACATCCTCGAACCCGAGGACATCGAGGCAGGCACGATCCTCGGCTGTCAGGCCACCCCTGCGTCCGACGACGTGCACATCGAGTTCTGACGCGCTTTTCCATTCACCGGGATTCGCCCACGAGCGGCAGACGATCGCGGTAGACCATCGAAGACAGCCTCACGAGAAAAGGACGCCTCATGACCGAGCGGGTTATCGACCGGGTGATG
Protein-coding sequences here:
- a CDS encoding ferredoxin--NADP reductase, with the translated sequence MIADVDSVQLIVTDVIEESHDARSLVFAEAAGLDYRPGQFLTLRVPGTDGGAVARCYSLASSPHTDAAPKVTIKRVDGGYGSNWLCDNVVAGHVIESLPPSGTFTPADLDRDLVLWAGGSGITPVMSILKSALAVGRGRVTLVYANRDERSVIFAAELRGLVARHPDRFTVAHWLESVQGLPGREQLAALARRFAGGEAYLCGPAPFMAAVQGALADAGVARDAVHTEVFRSLTGDPFAEVAPVDTTTEDGADLRVDLDGRQHGLRWPRQSTLVDTMIAAGLDVPYSCREGQCGSCAATLRSGRVDMPDTDILEPEDIEAGTILGCQATPASDDVHIEF